The sequence ACACAGAAGCGATGGCTGGCTTGTTCGGCTAGTGACGGCAAGACCTCCTTGGTATCAACCATGCCCCACAGACCCGCCGCCAAGCTGTTCAGCTCCTGTGCCACCGCGCTAGGCGCGGGAGGCAATGTCATCACAACTCGGACGACATCGGCATCCCCGTGAACTTCAGCGCGGTAAAGCGCGGCGCCAGCCAGCAACTGCGCGAGTTGGCAGTGGAGCTCTTGTCGCGCAGGACGCCAGTCTGAGGCCCTCCTTTCGAAGAGGCGTAGCCGTTCCGCTGCCAAAAGGAACGCCTCCATTTCCGCGCTCCGCGCCAGCGCTATGCCTGAAGCGGTGCAGATAGCTCTGACATCCGCAGAACCGGAGACGAGACCTTCCACCACGGCCGCACACACGGCAGCTGCAATGTCGCCGTGCCGCGCGAGGGACTTGAAGGCCTCCCTTACTTCAAACGAGGGCGGCCGCATTGGCAACCTCAAGAAAGCCAGGGATGCGCTTGTCTTCGTGTGTTAGGTCTTCTCTTGGCGCAGGACCGCCTTGCAGGACAGCTCTGGACAGAAGCCGATTCTGGGCCACGCAGGAGGTCTCCGGGACCATGATGCAGTCGGGGCACGCTCCGCCATTAAAGTCGCAGAGACTCCCAGAATTGCAGCTATGCGTCGCCGGGCGAAGTAGGTGCGTCAAGAATCGGTTGTTCTCGTTTCGCCACAGCGAGGAGAGGTTCCCAAGGTCCATCGTGGTGCCGTTGCGATAGACAACGAACGCGAGGTCTGCGGGGAAGAGGTATTCACCTAGCGAGCCGACGTCAAGCCCAGAGAACTCGGAAATCGACTTCATGAACAGATGGGCGTAGGTGTGCAACAGAGTGTAGATGTATCGATAGGTGGAGGCTTCCGCACGTTGCAGCAACGAAAAGTACCGCCCAAAGGGTTCAGCACGCTCCAGCAATCTGCCGCCGAACCGAATCGGGCCCTCTGGAGTCCAATCTGGCAAATCCCTGACGCCTATTGCAGCAAGCCACTCGAATACGTTAGCTGGGTCGAGCTGGATGTAGAGGGCCTCGTTCGCCTGCGTAACGACATAAATGGGACGCCTTCCGTTTCTGAGGGGCTCGAAGAGCCTCAACCGAACCGGAACGTCTTGGTTGCGCTTCTGCTCGACAGGCACGGAAAACACTCGGGTGTATCCGTGAGTGAATCTGCAAAGTTCGAAATCCCGGATGAGGCCGAACTCGGCAAAGCCGAGGCGGGTCATCAGTTCAGCGGTTTTGGCTTCCTGCCTTGCCTGTACTGCTGGGTCTTTCGGCGCCAGGTCCTTGTCGAGGCGGCGAAACCTGACGAAGGGTGCTCTTTCGCCGGACAGACTGGTTTTTGAAAGCTTGCTTCGTTTCAGCGCCTCATGCTCAACGGCCAGGCCGAATGGGTCGTAACGGCTAGAGAACTCGGACCGTCGCAAAATTTGAGTCTTCAAAGCGCCCGGAAGGGCCGCCGACACCGGCACTAACGGGGGGTCCGACGTAAGCCAACGGTTCACCAGTTTCTTCAACTCCGCTTCAACTTCAGCTGCCAAGCCCGCATCCTTGAACTTTTGAGCCATGGCAAGCATCTTTTGCTGCCGTTCGTAGGACTCCCATTCGGCGTCGTGGCCGCCGTTGAGAAGTACGACCTTCATCTCCTCGATGGTGGGCATAGCACCCGCAAAGCCAAAGAGGCCGGCAATGAAGCTGCCCAGTTCGGTCTCTTGTCCTTCCTCGAGAAGCTTGAGCAGCCCTTGGTCCTTTTCCGAGAACATCACGAATTGCTCGTGGTGCGCGTAGAAGGCAGAGGACGCTCGATACGACACGGGCTCCATACGGCGCTCGCCAACGCGCTTGTTGCCCTTGTCCTGGAAGACCTCGGTGGTGAACGGGTCGTTCTGGAGCCAAGTGCGCCGCCGGTCAATGCACGTCGGATTGGCGCACTGGAAGTACCACTCACCGATGCGAGGTGACTCTGTCTTCAAGATGAACCTGTCACCGTGACAAAGCGAGCAGACTTCTCCGAATAGGCGCGTCCGCTTGTCGCGGTCTGACCATTCCCACATGCCAGGCGTGGCGGCCTGCCACTCGCCTGACCAATGCACAAAGATGACGTCGAGTTGTCGCCACTGGCACTTGCCCTTGCCCTTGGGGTTCAGGCACTTCGACGTGCGAAAGAAGTCGGCGGCCTGAGCTGCCTCGTGCGCAGAGTCGAACGCCTTGAAGAGCCCGCAGGAGTTGCAGACGAAGGTCAACGGCGCTGGCGCGTACCCCATCTTGACTGGGTTAACAAACTCAAGGCTGCTCCCGGACAACGGGTGCAGCACTGAACCACGCAGAAGCATTTCGTCGATGCATTGCCGAGGGTCGATGTCGCGCCCGTTCCCGTTGAGGCTGTATGCCCTCGTGAACCAGCTCTGCCAGACCTCTCGTAAGCGGAGGACGATTTGCTCCTTCGTCGGATCCTGGATTGGGGCTTGGTCAACCTGGTCGGACTGGTCTGGCACGGCAATGCACGAGCCCAGTCCGCCCTCGAAGGTGAAAAACGCGCCGGGGGCGTAGGCCGCTGCAAGCTGGTTCCGCGACCGGCTCATGGTGGGCGTGCTGAGTTTCTTGTCGTCATCGTCGTTGTGCCGCTGTTGTCTCGTCGCCATGTCACGCTCCCGAATCAGAGTTGTCGGCGACGCCGTTTCGGACAATGTCCATCACCTGCAGGATGTCGGCACCGCTTTGCTTGTGCCCAAACGGGTCCCGATACGACATGTGAATGAGACCCCCTTGGTCGACGTCGCGCAGCGAGGTCATCGGCCTCTTCATGGGGTCAGATTGACCGTCGAAGTAGTCGCGCAGGCGCCCATCGCCCCACATCTTGCTGGACGCCCACGTATCGAGAAACCATCGCGTCTTGGTATCAATCGTCTGTCGGTAGTGCTCGGCGCCCTCCGGCGCAAACCCGTCCTTCAGTCCTATCGCGAGCTCGACAAACGCATTGATTTCATTTATGAGCGCACCACCCCTGTCTCGGTATGCGCGTCTGATGTCCGGGATGTATGAATACGACACGGCGTTTTGCTTTTCGGACTCGTCGAGGTCGATGACCCTTCGGGTCGGCACGATGCCAGTGAGAAACGCCTGAAAGAGACTTGGGTAGACGCGCTCGACCGCGCGCTCGGCCCATCTGTCAATGGCCGCGGGAGCCACCATGCGCTCCAGAAAGCGATGAAAGATGTCGAAGACCTCAACGATGTGCCTGTCTCTGCGGCGCTGAGGGGTCGGCACCAGGATGACGAAGCCAACATGTGTACGACCCACCCGCGAAGAGGCTTGGATGTACTCCGCAATGTCAGAAGGCATGCCGGCGAAGAACATCGAGTTGAGCTCTTCAACGTCCACTCCGTGGGATATGGCTGACGTCGCAATGACCGAGCGCAAGACCTTCGACAGCGGCGTGAAAGGCGTGTCGGGATCATCGCGGGTCTGTGCTGCTTGAACGACTGCTTGTATTTCGCCCTGTTCCACGGAGCCCGTAATGAGCCGCGTGTCTAGCGCCTCCATTTCCACTGAGGCGTTAATGTGCCGCTTGCGGGTCTCTTCGGATTCGGCGGCCATGATTTGGTCGCCACCCTTCTTGTTGGTGACATAAGTCAGTGCAATTCTGTGCAGGTCAATCGCGGTCGCGAGTTCAGCTGCACTGGCCGCGGTCAACGCCTGCTGGTGGATAGCAGCTAGGGGGCCAGAACTGACGAACTCCAGCAGGAGGTTGCGCGAAGCTGCAACTTGCAGCTCGTCACCACTCGTGAAGTCTTGGAACAGTCGGGAAATACAAAGATGGAAGTTCGACAACACCTCCACGCTGGTGGCGGTGTGCGGCTTTCCGTTCGTCATAAATGCGCAGTAAAGCCGCGCCTGCTTGGCTGCGAGCTCGATGTCTGGCCATGTCCGCCGTGCCTGCTCATCGGCAAGTTGCGGCTCTGCGTAAAAGGACTCGTACAACGTAGGCCCGGGGTGAGGAAACTGAACCGCCGGGATGGAACGTTGGTAAAGATGCTCAAGTTGCCGTTCGGGTTCCGACACCGTGGCAGACGCGGCAATCACCTTGGCACGCCGGCGTTTGCCCTCCAGGTCTCGCGCTACGACCGTTCCGAGCGACTTCGCGAGGTGCTCAAAGACCGCATCAAGTGTGGACTCGAACAGGCCAGCAAAGGCGCCGAGCGACTCGTCGAGCAAGTGCGCCTCGTCCTGTATGAGCAGGGTCGGAAAGGGGTCATGGAAAAGCCTCTTCCCTTTTGGGTAGGCTGGGAAAAGTCCCTCCATGCCCTTTGCCGCAGGGCCATCCTTCATGTCCGGAGAATTGGGGACGACGAGCCGGCCCGTGGTCTTGTCCTGCCAAGGGGCGCAACCGAACATGCCGTAGATGCGCCGAATGGTATTTGGAGAATGGCCTATCAATGCCAACTTGTCGACCGTCCCCAGAAGCACTGACGGTGCGAGGTCGTAAATGTCCGCGTCGCAGATGAAGAAGGGGAGCGGAGTCCAGTTCCCTGTGTTGGATCGACACTTGATGTCTGTGCAGACGTGAGCGATGGTGCCGCCCAATGCGTCGAACAGGCGAAGGGCGGTCCCCTCCCCGCAGAACGGGCATTTGGGAATCTTGTTCCAGGCACGGAACGCCGTCATGTAGCGCTGGTCCTCGTCCTGCAGCTTCTTTTCGGTGGCAGGGTCAGCTGGCAACTCGGTGATTTCGGGGATGCTTTTGACGCCGGGTGCGCGATGGTGATTCGGTGAGCCCGTGCTTCCCACCCAAAAGCCAAGCGAGAACGGCTGGCCTCCGTAGTCGCGGTCGCGCCTAACAAGCTCGGCGTACGCCAGGACTCGCGAGCAGCGTTGGGCCTGCTGGATAGTCAGAAGCCGCAGCGGGTACCGCAGCATAGCGGTCACGCCAAAGGCCTTCCCGCGGAGCCTGTCCAACAGCAGGTTGAACAGCAGCAGGCCGAAGAAGGCTTCTGACTTACCACCGCCAGTCGCGAAATAGAGAAGCGTGACGCAGTCGTCACGGAGCTCCTGGTAGTGATGCTTGAACTCCGGGATGCGCGATGCCAGGGTCGGAACGTTAGCCACGATAAAAGCAAGCTGGAACAGACGCCATTGGCTGTCGTCGCGCTTGAACCGGGCCTTCATGAAGTTGGCCATGGCTTCATTCATGCCTAGCCAGGCCTCGAAGACTGTTGCCTTTGGATCGCTCTGCGCACCGCGCGCTTTCCAAGCCTGTTTGGACTCTCGGAGAATCTCAAGTCCGGCCTTGATGGCCTCGTACTCGCCGCGCCACTTCAGCTTATCGCGAGCAAACGCATCCTTTTCACGCTCCCTGCCTTCAACGTCACCAGGGCTCAGGCCCTTCAAGGGGTCGATGCGCTTGGGTAGGTCTGAGAGCCAGTCTTCTAATGCCGGAAGCAGCGGGAACAGACCATCCAGACTGTTTGGTTCGCTTAGCGCCTTGATGCTGCTGATTACGCCCTTTACAGCTGTCGGCACGATACGCGGCTGCACGTATCTGGGCGCCCACGTTGTTTGAAGCTCGACGTGGTCGCCCGCCGCGGTCGAGCTGACGCCGCAATTGTGGCCCAAGGCTGCGTACCGCAGGTATTGGTTGTATCGATACGACGGATCAATCCGCTCCAGGAGCAGCGGGCGATGCAGTACATTCGGTACCTTGACCGCTACGGCAACCTGAAAGACGGCCTCATCGGTCTCATCCTTGTGCTGATGCGGCGATACGCTCCGGTTCTCAAGTGCCAGAAGCAGGCTCGTCTTGGTGTTGTCAAGCCAATCATCAGCAATGTGCAGGTTCCACTGGAGGTCGATAGCAGGCAATGCAATCGGGAGGTTCGATTTTCTGACCTCCTCAAGAAAGTCGCTCCACTTTCGATATTTGCTTGCTGGAATCTCTAAGCCGCGCCGATAGCCCCAGAGCTTGCCGCCAGTGTCGGGGTCGCTGCTTTCAACCCAATTCTTGAGCGTGGCATCAATGGCCGTCTTCACCTGGGCCGCGTGGTCGCGAACCGCGGCTTGCATGTCGACGTATGACTTCCCAGTGTCGAGCAGCAGC comes from Rhodocyclaceae bacterium and encodes:
- a CDS encoding helicase, with protein sequence MPESEVCRVDPGKLPTSMKEAVVDSLVNLVYAHVSGTGSVGKFLFGARPRTVLNSGFILPQQSPGGDDEVTSPIWISSHGMQLQIARGVAAVIRAQPRVSVYVRILPTADDLKRPNCAAAFRLRSAIADEVKALRNARLDEEWAKVKGALTSRAKHPGWKVIRERIVAEVYAAKGIPTDLTALESEEPVAVEAEPGDPAESPPVGITTTGGAMPAIQDIHFEPMTVPHKWLRLDIAIPPLLLDTGKSYVDMQAAVRDHAAQVKTAIDATLKNWVESSDPDTGGKLWGYRRGLEIPASKYRKWSDFLEEVRKSNLPIALPAIDLQWNLHIADDWLDNTKTSLLLALENRSVSPHQHKDETDEAVFQVAVAVKVPNVLHRPLLLERIDPSYRYNQYLRYAALGHNCGVSSTAAGDHVELQTTWAPRYVQPRIVPTAVKGVISSIKALSEPNSLDGLFPLLPALEDWLSDLPKRIDPLKGLSPGDVEGREREKDAFARDKLKWRGEYEAIKAGLEILRESKQAWKARGAQSDPKATVFEAWLGMNEAMANFMKARFKRDDSQWRLFQLAFIVANVPTLASRIPEFKHHYQELRDDCVTLLYFATGGGKSEAFFGLLLFNLLLDRLRGKAFGVTAMLRYPLRLLTIQQAQRCSRVLAYAELVRRDRDYGGQPFSLGFWVGSTGSPNHHRAPGVKSIPEITELPADPATEKKLQDEDQRYMTAFRAWNKIPKCPFCGEGTALRLFDALGGTIAHVCTDIKCRSNTGNWTPLPFFICDADIYDLAPSVLLGTVDKLALIGHSPNTIRRIYGMFGCAPWQDKTTGRLVVPNSPDMKDGPAAKGMEGLFPAYPKGKRLFHDPFPTLLIQDEAHLLDESLGAFAGLFESTLDAVFEHLAKSLGTVVARDLEGKRRRAKVIAASATVSEPERQLEHLYQRSIPAVQFPHPGPTLYESFYAEPQLADEQARRTWPDIELAAKQARLYCAFMTNGKPHTATSVEVLSNFHLCISRLFQDFTSGDELQVAASRNLLLEFVSSGPLAAIHQQALTAASAAELATAIDLHRIALTYVTNKKGGDQIMAAESEETRKRHINASVEMEALDTRLITGSVEQGEIQAVVQAAQTRDDPDTPFTPLSKVLRSVIATSAISHGVDVEELNSMFFAGMPSDIAEYIQASSRVGRTHVGFVILVPTPQRRRDRHIVEVFDIFHRFLERMVAPAAIDRWAERAVERVYPSLFQAFLTGIVPTRRVIDLDESEKQNAVSYSYIPDIRRAYRDRGGALINEINAFVELAIGLKDGFAPEGAEHYRQTIDTKTRWFLDTWASSKMWGDGRLRDYFDGQSDPMKRPMTSLRDVDQGGLIHMSYRDPFGHKQSGADILQVMDIVRNGVADNSDSGA